In Pectinophora gossypiella chromosome 8, ilPecGoss1.1, whole genome shotgun sequence, the DNA window aaaattttatatttcactcacacacacactcactcactacacttcacttattttattttttatttcattttatttttctttactcgCTGACTCCGGATAATGTTGCTGAGCCTGAACCATGCTTTTCTTTTACATCAACTTCAAGTTTAGAAATTCCGATAACATTACCTGAACTACTAAACTGCTTAAAAAAGAAGGACACTGCTCCAGGAATAGATAACATTTCATATTCTATGATGTATAATCTTTCCAAAAATGCAAAATTAATTCTAGTCAAAATTTTTAACACTATTTTACTAACTGGTACTGTCCCTAATCAATGGAGAGATGTTCAGATACTTCCCATACTTAAGCCAGGAAGAGACCCTCGTTTGTCCTCTTCACTACGCCCAATTTCACTTATGTCTTGTCCGTGTAAGATTTTACATTTCATTCTTATGAAAAGGATTGAGTGGTTGGTGGAGAGTAGGCGTCTCCTTCCTGACTCATCTACGGGGTTTAGACGGGCTCATACTTGTTTGGATAATCTATCAATACTAACATCTgatatacgaggggaggtcaaaaagttcgcggaatgagggggaagggggtcgaaattaaacacgaaactatttttccttttcaatatattctcccttaaccttaacacattttccggatctatcaaataatttgtttattccatcataaaaaaaagatttctctttgctgtcaaaataggccgaaattgcagacttgacttcttcatcatcgccaaattttcgtccacgcagttcctttttcatttttgggaacaaataataatcgctgggggccaagtctggactgtaaggcgggtggtttaatttttcgaacccgcatcggtgaatggcagccgtcgcaacatggcacgtgtggacgggtgcgttgtcgtgcaaaaggagcacacctcttgacagctttcctcttcttttttccttgatagcctctttcaatctatccagtaaagaagcgtagtaatgtcccgttatagtcacaccacgatctttgtaatcaatcagcaaaataccttctgtatcccaaaaaatagtggccatgatctttccggccgattgtgacaccttaaacttctttggaggaggtgtgccttttttatgccactgcatcgactcttgcttcgactcaggttcatagtggtgaacccaggtttcatctccagtaacaatccgggccataacttcttccttattctctccacagagctctaaaaactggcgagaacactcgacacgctcgctttcttgaagtggcgtgagcattcttggaacccatcttgcgctgaccttagtcatcccaagatgttgatgtaggatatttaaaatacttgtttcggatacaccgaccattgctgcaagctgcttcttcttcaagcgggtatcttctaatacaagtttctctactttttcgatgatttccggcgtggtggcctcaatgggccgtccggagcgggggtcatcttcaatcgactctcttccttgcttgaaaagactatgccacttgtaaaccatggttttaccaggggcagagtccgcgtaaactgctaacagctcttgaaaaatcgtctgagcggattttccttgcttggtgaggaacttaatgacggcgcggtgttcaattttctccatattcgctgagttcttcccgattcacttgtttgctggtcgatagttcaaacgttaatgacccgatttgcttcaaacttggtacatatactgttaatgaggtgtgcaactagcggctacctgtacgagcaaaccaaccccctccaacccctccattccgcgaactttttgacctcccctcgtacaaTTAGGATTTTCTAGACAGAAACCTACCATTGCCTGTTTTATTGATGTTGAAAACGCATATAATAACGTTAACATTCGGTCACTGATTAATATTTTACAGAATATCGGTGTGGGTGATAGaatatctaaatatttatggatttttttatcAGATAGACGTTGTAGGGTATTTTTGAATTGCGGGGACGAGATGTTAGTTAGACATACCGGTCGAGGATTGGCTCAAGGCGATCCTATATCACCTCTTCTGTTTAATATTGCCACTATGGAAATAGGGAATACTATTAGTAATGTTTGTATTTCTCAGTATGCTGATGATTTCGTTTTGTATAAGACAGTAGATGGGTGTACTTTAGACACTGTTATCCTTCTTAGGTATGCTATAGAAGCCATGGTTAAGTTATTAGAAAAAGTCGGTTTGTCTATATCTGAATCCAAATCtaatttgtgtatttttaagaGATCAAGAAATGATATTCAGGTTAATCTTGATATTAATGGTACGCCACTCAGGGTTGTTAATAAAGTTAAATACTTGGGATTGTGGCTCGACGCTTCTTTGAGGTGGGGGCTTCATGTAAAGGAGCTATGTGATAAGACGTACAAACACATTAATATCCTGAAAGTTTTGGCAGGGAAGTCATGGGGAGTTCACCCTAAACACCTTCGGCGTCTTTATATATCTCTATTGAGAAGTCGGTTGGACTATGGCAGCTTCCTTTATGGAAGCTGTGCTATGTCTCACCAAAAAAAACttgatattttacaaaatagagCGCTGAGGGTGTGTGGGGGTTTCATACGCAGTACACCTATTATTGCCATGGAGAGTGAGCTCTCTATACCTCCGTTATTTGTGCGGCGATATTGGCTTGGGTGCAGATATTTGTTTAGGATTAAAggaaaattaaatcataatatcaTACATAGGCTACAAAGCATTATTGAAAGGCGCCGTCACTTCACTACTAAAAATTTCCCTTTGTTGGCTAAAACTCTAGATGATTGGAGAGACTTGAATGTTCATCAAAATTCCAAATTAGAcgtattttcattaaatatttgggCTTCTTATATAGACGCCAGATTAGCTGTTTTCGACAATATTAACAAGATAAATGTACCCAAGCGCAATCTAATAGATCAAGACTTAAGGAATACTACTTTGGAAATGTTGTCGAGTAATTATTCCCAGTTTTATAAAATCTATACTGACGGGTCCAAATCAGTACAGGGGGTTGGAGCTGCACTCTTTGATCCCCAGCGGAATATATCGTATAGATGGAAATTGCACAGCGAGGCATGTGTGATGCGCGCCGAACTGGTGGCCATTAGGGAAGCCTTAGCATATGCTAATGGGTTGCCGGATGACCGTCCTGTGGTGATATTGTCGGACTCGAGGAGTGCTCTCCAACACCTAACTCGTTGTGTATCGGGATATTCGGGACAAAAGGGAATGCCCATTGCCTTTGAATCTCTAGCTTTAATTCGTGAGATGACTCAAAAGGGTAGAGGTTTAAAGATCCAATGGATTCCAGCTCATGTGGGTCTTCTTGGAAATGAGGTGGTAGACCAACTTGCAAAAGCTGCTGTAATGGGTGGGTCGGTTCTTGATTCGAAACCCTATGCCAGTGAACTTATTCCTGTCATTAAGAAAAGATGTTTGGAAAAATGGGAGTATCACTTTGGTGAATTGTCATTGGCAAGGGGTGTTGGAGTCTGGTACAGGACCATCCAGGCAAGTCCGCTATGGATTCCTTGGTTTGAGAATGCCAACCTCAATAGGAAGCTATTGATCTCAGCTCTCAGGCTGCGTTCCGGACACATCCCAACAAATAAGTTTTATCATTTAATGGGTATTAAACCTTCACCTCTGTGCCATGTCTGTCATATGGTCGATGACCTCTACCATATTTTGTTGGAATGTGCCCGGAATATAGACGTGAGAAGAAAGGTTTTTCGCTCTCAAGGTGTCATTTCTCTTGGCAacggagaagtcaattgctggttggcagagccactatcaagtaaggcttttagtttatactatctggttgaccaatcccttgcctaagggataggtacacgaaagcacctatgaggctggcatgatcacacagggtgttcaaagcctcgttaaaaataagaataaaaaaaaaaagaagaagataaatttATAGTTGTTTTATCATTGTCAGTTTGAAGGGTAAAATCAACGCACCGCCGAGGAACCCCGACGAGCAGCCGGTgccgaagtctttgacgagatTGTTCGCGCCGCTGAACCGGCTGCCGCGCGCGGGGGTCGCGGGGAGCACGGGTGCCGCGGTGCGGACGGGGGCCGCCGGGCGCGTGGGGGCCGCCGGGCGCGTGGGGGCCGCAGGGCCAGCGGGCGGCGCCGTGGCGCGGCTGCGGCGGCTGCCGGGCGAGGATGCGCGCTCCTTCTCGCGCCGCATCACGGGCGCCGTGCGCGCGCTACACGCCGCCGACGACGCGCAGGAATACCCGGTAGTGACATCGCTCCCCAATGATCTCCGATATTATTTATGACAAcacatattttaatatttggTATTTTTTGTGGGTAAACAGCAGGAAGAAGAAGAGGAGGAGGTGTtacagcggcggcggcggcgaatGCGCGCCGTCGCGCCCGAGCGGCCCTCGCGCGCGCAGCGGCGCAAGCTGCGGCTGAGGGAGGCCAAGCTGGCCGCCGACCAGGTGCGCAGCGTACCACTCTCTGGGGCATAGCTCGTGATCCCAAGGTCGCGTTGCGTGAGCAGGCTTTGATAATACGGTGTGGTTGTGGCAGGCCCGCGCCGCGGACGCGCGCAGCGAGCTGGTGTACGAGCGCGTGGCCTTCGGGGACACCGCGGCGGCGCCGCCCGCGCTGCCGCCGCCACGCCtgccccgcgccgccgccgccgccgccgcgaggGTGAGTGCCCTGGTTCTTGAAAATGGGTGACACATTGAAGCTTATTGTGAGTAATTACGGCCATTTGTCTTTTGATGACTTGAAGCTTTTTGCACCCTAACAGGCATTTACATGACCGCTGCGGGAGATTATGTATTAACTTTCCGGCCGTGTTGATTCGAGTTTCGTAGTGCTGGTATTGTCTTCATTATTACTATTACATATAGTGGGCGGGAAGGCAGAACACCATTTGATTTGTCATAAATGAATTTCTTTGACTTCGGACCGTTGTAGTTGTGGCGTGCAGCCTGTATGACTATAATGTGGTGTGCAGCCGGGGCGGCGCGAGTTGCTGCTGACGCCGCTGCTGCGGGCcgcgggcgcgggggcgggggcggggtcGGCGCCGacgggggcggcgggggcgggggcggcggcgggcgaGGCGGAGCGGCGGCGGCTGGCGGCCGTGGCGGCCTACCGCGCGCATAAGGCCGCGCGACGGCAGCAGGTGGCTTCATAGCGGTTACGCCCGCATTGTACCATTATGTAAATATAGCCATCTTAAGTGTGATTTAACCTCGGgagtttaataaaacaaaagcaTACTCTTAGAGAGTTTTAATTGTACTGTACGTATCTACGTTCTTGGAACGTAGCATACTATAAACTTTCACGGTAGACATTGATTAAACGCTGTACAGGGCATGGTATACGCGGGAGCGGCGCTCGCCTCGCGCCTCGAGAGTCGCAGCAGTTGGATAATACACGATAGTGAGAGAAAAGCTTAAATAGAATCCACGGTATGTCGTTAGTCACGGGATTGTGCGACGACCGCAGTGAAGCCGAGTGGAGTGGCGAGACGCGCGGCGAGCGCCCCAGGCCGACCCTGCTGCGGCTGCACAGCACTGTCTTAAATAACTTGTACTTCATTCTTCTAAATTAAATAGATTTGACAAATCTAATATATCACGATCTGTTATTAAGTGTTTAATTAAGTCACATGAGTTTCAACAATGAAAATATATCTATATCCTTCTCACACATAAGTACAtagttaaatatttaataatcgtAATAAATTAGGTATCGTTAGCCTAGCCTAGCATCACAGAAGCGCGAGCCGGATATGTGCGGGGGCGGCTCGCGCCGACCCGCGCTTGGTCGGCCGCCGGGCGCCCGGCGCCGGGCCGGGGCCCGCCGGGGGCCGCTGCGGCCGGGGCCCGCCGGGGGCCGCTGTCGGCCGGGGCCCGCCGGGGGCCGCCAGGCGCCGGGGGCCAGGCCAGGCCCCACATGATATTTGAgcgatattatgtatttattacaatattacaaaaatagagCTTAGCTGAGCGCAGGCGACGAGTCGCGCACGCCCTCGGGCTGCCAAAACCTCTAACAAAATATACCTCTGTCTAAGACGTACTAATAGTAAGTTTTAAATCGACGCCGCGACGCCGATCGGAATTAAAAGCTCACTCGAGGGAACATATTTACAAAACTATTTACACTACCTACTCATATTTTTATAACGTCTCTGTTAGTTATCACACATTTCCGTCAAATCAATCTTAAAATATATCTCGTCTCCTGTTGACGGTGCGAGTATCTATACGGGCAGCCCGTCGCCGGCGGGGCCGGGGGatgcggcggcgggcgcgggggcgggggcggccgCGGGCTTGGTCGTGTGCACGCGGTCGTCGGCCGCCAGCAGCCGGTCCAGCTCGTCGTCCTCGTAGAACACGACGAAGTGCTCCGGCTTGGCCACGGCCTCAAAGATGGAGCACACGGAGGGCTTTACGTTGTAGAAGTAGAGCGGCTGGCGGCGCGCGTGGAAGTCGGCCGTGAGCTGCTCGATGCTCTTGGCCGCCGTGTAGTCGGCGCTGTAAATGTGCGTGCACTCGAGCACCACGGGCACCTGGTTGCCGGCCGCGAACTTGGTGACCAGCCGCCGCACGTAGTCCACCGACGGGAACATGAGGCAGCGGTCCGGCGTCACCATGAGGTACTCCACGCCTGCCTCCGTCTTGAGCATCTCCACGGAGAACTTGGGCCGCGCGGCGTGGTACAGGATGAAGATGATGTTGACGATCACGCCCGTCAAGATGCCCAGCTCCAGCGGCAAGGTCAGGCACAACACGAACGTGCCGATGCCCGGCACCAGGTCCAGCTCTACAAGGAAACAGTCATTTAAGTAATTCAAATGCAAACAACTTGCTGTGGAAAAACTCGATGTAATCTGCTTTTATCGGATTTTACGTTTAAGTGATACTGTTGCAATAAGAATTATAAACCATGCTCACTCTTGGCGCGCCACATCGGTTTGACGACATCGTACTCCACCATGAAGAGGATGGCGGAGATGATGACGGCCGCCAGCGCCGCCTTCGGGATGAACTCGAAGTATGCCGTGAAGAACTGCAGTGCTAGGATCACCATGATACCTGCGGCACGGAACATAGGGACTGGTCAGTGTCTCACTGGGGACGTGCCATCCTACCGAGCAGCAGTGGGGCGGGCCACGTACCGGTGTAGAGGCCGCTGAAGGTGGTGCGCACGCCCGACGAGTTGGACACCACGGACCGCGCCAGCGAGCCGCCGCCCGGGTACGCCTGCACGAACGAGTTGGCCACGCCCGCCACGCCCAGCGCGATCATCTCCTGCGTGGCGTCGATGGTCTTGCCGTCGGAGAAGGCCTTGCAGATGGCGATATCCTCCAGCAGCACGATGAGCGGGATCACGATGATGCCCGAGCCGAGCTCCGACACCATCTCCACGAAGTCGGCCGTGGTGTTGTCGGCGCGAACGTACCACGTCGGCGGCAGCGCCGGCAGCGGCACGCCAGACGGGATCGGACCTGCACACAGCACGCTGGTAGTAGTGTGGGCGGCGTATGGCTTGCTCGACCAAACACAAATATAATATGGAAATACGCACGGTCACTGCACTagcataagtacttattattttattttattcataagataTCCAACAGCAGTTTTACAGGTAAAGTTAAAGTATCTAAATTACATAGACGCATACATACTTAGTCCTATTCTTACGAGTATTAGGGCAGTGTTAGCTAGGGCAAATGGTCGCTTATGTTAAAGCACTGTCCGTACCtactaataaaacataaataactaCATAGATTCAAACGTGAGACAGCTATACGTACGTAGAAAATTGTACGAAAAAGAGAGTACGATTTTAAAAACAGTTATGATAATGTGTCAAGAAGATTGTGTTGCAGACATACCGGGAATACTTACTGACAATCGCAGATGAGAGAGTCACTGTCCTAGATGACACATTTACATTGCTATAGCTGAATGCAGCTAGTGAAAAAAGACCCCGATATGTCTGCAGGGTGGAGTATGACAAAGCCGATCATGAACCGTGGTCGATATGGTATATTGCGGGTGACGGCGGGTGACGCGAGGACAGCTGCTACCGCTACTGGTATGATATAAACGTGCACCACTATCGCTACACGCACTGCGCCCTGGCGCTTACTAACCACCATGGATATTCTCGGCTGTGACAGCGTAAACAGAAAAACATCTATTGTCATTTTAGTGCACAACAGGAAGATTTAGCTAGAAAcgatacattttaacaaatataaaGTAGCAGTCGCCCGCCACCGACAAGAGGGGCACAGCGACTCGGAGCGTTCAAACTCCAAACGGCGTGTAGTGCGATGATCCAACGCGGGATATCTTACCCATGAGCCGAAAGGGCACCTCCCCGACGACGTTGCCAGCGAACCAGAAGCCGATGACGCCGGTGACCACCACCACGATGGCGTTGCGGCACGTCGCCAGCAGCCACAGGCAGCGCGTCAGCGCCCGCTGGCGGGCACTCGCCGTCTCCCCGCCCAGCTTCACCATTCCGATCCGCTGCACGGGCACACACGTTCATTGTTAGTGCTATGATATCATGTTGTCAAAATGTAGAGAGGTGGGTGGGTGACTGACCCTAAGCGCGAGCAGCACGGCGATGCAGACGAAGCCGAGCACGGGGTCCCACAGCGAGGCGTCGTGCAGGTTGCGGAAGATGGAGATCCACTGCTGCAGGAAGGTGGTGCCGGTGACGCGGATGGCGAACAGGTCCTTGACCTGCGAGGTGGCGATCATGAGCGCCACGGCCGACGTGAACCCGGAGGACACGGGCCCCGACACGAAGTTGATGAGGAAACCGAGCCCCAGCACGCCCATGAGCAGCTCCACCAGTCCCGTGAGGAAGTTGAGCAGCACGGCCTTCTCCACAACGCCGCCCGCCACCTGCCACGTGAGCAGCGACGCGATGGCGGTGGGCCCCGCCGGCACGGCGCGGCATCCGCCCAGCACGATGTAGATGAAGCAGCCCAGGAAGGAGCCGTACAGGCCGTGCTGCGGCGGCAGCCCCGCGATGTTGGAGTACGCCAGCGACTGCGGGATCACCGTCAGCCCCACCGTCACGCCCGCGATCAGGTCGCCCACCGCCTTCTCACCGTTGTACCTGCAAACCACCCGCGCACCAAACATTACGTACCAACCTTGTAACAAAGTGACTCCCACTTTACAAATCAGATAAATTGTTTAGGAAGAGAGTGCCCGAGCTTTACCGTCACTTGAATCTTGTAATATCACAAACTtatgactatattcccaattggggtagccagaggcaCATTAATTacatgatgaactaaatacccaggtgtcacctagctttctgttaaacccaCGTGATAGGTGACAAGCCGTATTGCTGTCTACTATTATGAATattacagggtggcccagaagttcacgttcaaaatgaaaaattggatCGAAgagctcattagctaccagaaacaccctatgtatgttcagcaattatttatggtttaggagatatgacccattttgtacttttttctagattttataacttacttcaaaaataattattttgtcgctatccctttcttaataattcttttattttactttataactatgcctaaggatgtgtaccgctaggtgaaaaaagaaaaatagtcaaatcaaagataaaaaaagagttaagtattggaagtcaaagtgagaattcgaccaaaattgttacacttGTTAAaatttcgccgaagaataataatcacatgagattgtcatggaccctgaaagtatttctaaaaactgctccatttaataggcttttagaaacatccaaaaaagtaccgttaataagggcataaaactaagtaattagctcTCAAAGATTGCACGACAggcagattttattttagcaccaacagtgtttggggataactttttccttgaaatctacacaccttcattaaaatacgaatactaAAAGTGATTGCAagtttgtcttcggattgttgctatgtctaccctgttagcgattataagcgtgatttttaaatactttttattgaaaatgtgtctttgagcacctttaacaacgttagaaagaagcagctacattgtatgagaatgtcaaattttccttcaaatctgtcctAGCAATATTTAaggtctaattacttagttttttgcccgtatttttgtttggatgtttctaaaagcctattacatggagcagtttttagaaatactttcagggtccaccacaatctcatgtgtttattattcttcggcgaagtattaataagtttaacatttttggtcgaattctcactttgacttccaataactttttttttatctttgtttgactgtttttattttttcacttaGCGGTACATATGCTTAGacatagttatgaagtaaaataaaataattattaagaaagggatagcgacaaaatgattatttctgaagtaaggtagaaaatctagaaaaaggtacaaaatgggtcatatctcctaaaccgtaaatacttgctgaacatacatgggggtgtttctgatagctaatgagcccctctatccaatttttcattttgaacgtgaacttctgggccaccctgtatgtatagtGTATTTTAGTCACTTATTCTTACAGTATTTAATAAGataaaacaattatattattaaacatgTACTGTGTAGCCGAACATGGTGACGCTACGGGAACTAATCACTATTCGAGCTCCACTGACCTAACGTCTTCTCCACTGATTgtcattattacaaaataatagtaCGTGAAGCTATTGAATTCAAAAAACACAAGAATTTCAATAGGGATGATGGATTTAAATTGTCAACACTTGGGATCCAGTGATGAGAGCGCGATCGAAATCTCACGAGTTATCGTCAGACGTGTATGTAGACACTGATTGCGGTGTGTCTCGGCGCTCGACAAATAATAGTCAAGTGAGGGACACCTTTAACCAAACTATAGTAACattgtattaagtaagtaaaa includes these proteins:
- the LOC126369030 gene encoding sodium-independent sulfate anion transporter — protein: MIPRRKHNASSGSLGPPAGDDKHASNDHILCEGSVREGWRAALRRRCNRKTLNKRLPIAAWLPQYNGEKAVGDLIAGVTVGLTVIPQSLAYSNIAGLPPQHGLYGSFLGCFIYIVLGGCRAVPAGPTAIASLLTWQVAGGVVEKAVLLNFLTGLVELLMGVLGLGFLINFVSGPVSSGFTSAVALMIATSQVKDLFAIRVTGTTFLQQWISIFRNLHDASLWDPVLGFVCIAVLLALRRIGMVKLGGETASARQRALTRCLWLLATCRNAIVVVVTGVIGFWFAGNVVGEVPFRLMGPIPSGVPLPALPPTWYVRADNTTADFVEMVSELGSGIIVIPLIVLLEDIAICKAFSDGKTIDATQEMIALGVAGVANSFVQAYPGGGSLARSVVSNSSGVRTTFSGLYTGIMVILALQFFTAYFEFIPKAALAAVIISAILFMVEYDVVKPMWRAKKLDLVPGIGTFVLCLTLPLELGILTGVIVNIIFILYHAARPKFSVEMLKTEAGVEYLMVTPDRCLMFPSVDYVRRLVTKFAAGNQVPVVLECTHIYSADYTAAKSIEQLTADFHARRQPLYFYNVKPSVCSIFEAVAKPEHFVVFYEDDELDRLLAADDRVHTTKPAAAPAPAPAAASPGPAGDGLPV
- the LOC126369193 gene encoding translation initiation factor IF-2, with the translated sequence MGRKIPAKKHRGVKDPLLQQARRLQSLKGKINAPPRNPDEQPVPKSLTRLFAPLNRLPRAGVAGSTGAAVRTGAAGRVGAAGRVGAAGPAGGAVARLRRLPGEDARSFSRRITGAVRALHAADDAQEYPQEEEEEEVLQRRRRRMRAVAPERPSRAQRRKLRLREAKLAADQARAADARSELVYERVAFGDTAAAPPALPPPRLPRAAAAAAARVSALVLENG
- the LOC126369168 gene encoding putative polyketide hydroxylase, coding for MTAAGDYPGRRELLLTPLLRAAGAGAGAGSAPTGAAGAGAAAGEAERRRLAAVAAYRAHKAARRQQPSLASQKREPDMCGGGSRRPALGRPPGARRRAGARRGPLRPGPAGGRCRPGPAGGRQAPGARPGPT